The genomic interval GTGTGTACTTCAGCGGGTCTGTTTTACTTGGAGGTTGCACTGCAGAAGAAGTTGCGTTTTGCTTTCCCACAGTGCTACCCACTGATGTCAATAGTTGTTCTGTATACCCATAGCAAGAATGGGCATGCTATGTGCAGGAGGAGCTTGCTgttacagtctgctctgcccgaggcctagaagtccgAAACCTGcatcggaagaagaggatgaagaaaacGTTGCTGGAGAGAATTGTCTTGCAGCATtgcggacgcccccagtgctgcgagagaactcatttgcatactgttaaaaaccgggattcctacagaatggctgcgcggagaagacaacaaaaggtagtataagaatagcctttcttaaggctattccaacatgttactcagaaaaaaatgtgtttgaaagataggatccctataATGGATGAGCAGTGAGACTTGAGAAGTCCCATAATCGGATATGTGATATGATTCATATACACGTTCTGTTGTCGTCTGGCTCATggaggttttcgccttcttctggatccacGCTGCAGATTTCTAGTATGGAGTTGTGTCTATTAACCCTGTGCGTTACATCAGTCAGTATATCTCATGCTAGGTGACACTCATATGGGAAATGACGCCATTACTGTGATGTAATGCAGCCTGTGCCATGTGGTAAAACCATCTCTTTGCTGCCTGGTAGTTGTGTTTCTTTGTTTGCCACCAGTTTTGGTGAGATTTGCTTATTGTTGCCTTGTTGGTGAATATGTCCCCACCCCTCCCCCTTCCTATATAGATGGTAAGTTATGAATGCACCTGGGCACTGACTGAGGACTCAGGGGCATACATATActgctgtgcctggtactgtCAATGCCACTGGTAACCACTACCATACATCCCAGTATTAGTGAGCCCTCCTgggccagcacatggacccctggCCGTCTTCATTCCCAGCCGGCAGCTGCGGGGTTAACCCCCCTCCATCCATTCTCTGTGCGTAAAAGAACCAAAGCAGAGATTCTGTTTCCCTGGTAACCTGCGTGACGTCACCAGCGCTATAGAACCTGGACCCGGGCGAGAACTTGGGCTGGCAGCATCCCCGGGAACAGGGAGCAGCGCTCTCACCCGTGCCTGCCGCTACTCCCTGCACCTCCGGCGGCCTGAGGGATGCCTCCACCCAGCCTCGCCGCGACCCATGGAGCTACCTCTGGCTCTGCTGAGCAACCTGACGGCTCTGGGCGGCCCGGGGGCCGGAGCCGGGACATCAGTAACAACAGCTGCAGCAGCTGGAGGAAGAGACGGCGCAGAGCTGAGCTCCGGTCCCACAGCTCCCGGCACTAACCGCTCCTCCACCGAGCAGGTACCGACCGAGGTGTCCGGGGGGAGCCCGCTGCTGCACGGGGTGGCCGTGGCTTGTCAGGCGCTGCTGCTGCTCGCCATCTTCCTGCTCTCCTGCCTGGGCAACTGCGCCGTCATCCTGGTGATCAGCAAGCACCGGCAGCTCCGCACTGTGACTAACGCCTTCATCCTGTCCCTGTCCCTGTCTGACTTCCTGACCGCCCTGCTCTGCCTGCCCTTCTCCTTCGTGCTGCTCTTCTCCCGCGGCGGGGCCTGGCTCTTCGGGGATCGCTTCTGCTTTGCCAACGGCTTCTTCAACTCCTGTTTCGGGATCGTGTCCACCCTCACCATGACCCTCATCTCCCTGGACCGCTACTACGCCATCGTGCGGCAGCCGCAGGAAAAGATCGGGCGCACTAGGGCAGTGCAGCTGCTGGTGGCCGCCTGGCTCACGGCCTTGGGCTTCTCCTTCCCTTGGTACCTGCTGGCCAAGGAACAATGGGTGGTCCATAAGAAGGGCTACTACCACTGCATGTATGTGTTCCACTCGGCCGGCTCCAGACTGGGGGCAGCCTACAGCATCTCCCTCATTGTCCTCTGTTACCTGCTGCCCTTTGGCCTCATGTGTTTTTGCCACTATAACATCTGTAAGGCAGTGAGGCTGTCGGAGATCCGGGTCCGCCCGGTGACCACCTATGCCCACCTGCTGCGCTTCTACAGCGAGATGAGAACGGCCACCACTGTGCTCATCATGATCGTCTTTATCATCTGCTGTTGGGGACCCTATTGTGTTATGGGCCTGGTGGCGGCTGCTGGGGACTACCCCTTCACACCACTCATGGACACTGTGGCTATATGGATGGCGTGGGCCAATGGGGCCATCAACCCTCTGATCTATGCTATTCGCAACCCTAATATTTCCATGCTGCTTGGTCGGAATCGAGAGGAGGGCTACAGGACTAGGAACATTGCAGCCTATCTGTGTACCCAGGGTCAGAACAGAGAGGTCAGAGGGCGGGCTGACCCTATCCGGGATCGATATGGTAACCGGCATGGACAGGGCAGTAGGGTCTCATCCTCCAGTCCAGCTAATGGTGGGGATCTGGCTATGTGGGCTTGTAAGAACCCAACTGTACTGTTCTGTCGTGATGGACAACCAGACACCATGTCTGAAACAGCTGGCATAAAAtctgatactgcagataccaGCCTATGATGACCTGGCTGTTAATGCCTATTAGCTGGGCAATGAGATCTGTTTGCAGGTTGTGATATCCATCAGTATTGGAACAAATGATATTGAACTTGAATTGTCAACATGTCACTAACCAGAATCTCCAGAGCCAATGGTAGTAATTGTAGTAAAAGTATGGGCGGCAGGGGTTTACCATTTTATATTAGGTAGTGGGaattggtgactgtgacccacaGGACCATatatatactgagctgtgatcCCAACTGTGTGTATCTTAAATTTCCTAAAGGGGGTTTCCTGTTATAGATATTTATAGCATATTGCTATAGTGCCATATTCATCTCATTGGGGTGTCCAACTTGAAGATCCCAAGAGCAGGGGTTGCAGTGTGTTCCTGGTCCAGCGGTGGCTGTGCATGCAAAACCAGTTGCCATTATAGTGCAAGGGAGGTGAGGAAATCATGGTTGTTCTGTAGGGATCATATTAATGGTATGTTCACTGATCGCAATGATACTGAGGTAATATCTTCTCCATAGTCCATATAGTTACATTTCACTTGTACCATGTGAACAACCCAAACACTGCAGGAAGCTGCTTTCTCTTTCTCAGAGCAGAAAATCTCAGCACAATCTGAAACACCAACCAGCTTCTGTCCGTCTATATGTGTGCGTCTAGATAATCGCCCCCCATATCTCCTCCCAGCACTTCTCACTATCAGGATAGGTTCTAACCAAACTGGACAAGCACTTTGTCTTTGGCTGTTTTGTCTTTAAAGACATGGCGAAACTTTGGGGCCTCATATGTTAAAGTGTCAATGCTACAAAACAACACAAGTAGCAATGAAAGTGCAGACTTGTGCGAAATCTGTAACCAAACTTATCTGTGCAGTAGAATTGATATGAGACCTG from Leptodactylus fuscus isolate aLepFus1 chromosome 7, aLepFus1.hap2, whole genome shotgun sequence carries:
- the GPR135 gene encoding G-protein coupled receptor 135, coding for MELPLALLSNLTALGGPGAGAGTSVTTAAAAGGRDGAELSSGPTAPGTNRSSTEQVPTEVSGGSPLLHGVAVACQALLLLAIFLLSCLGNCAVILVISKHRQLRTVTNAFILSLSLSDFLTALLCLPFSFVLLFSRGGAWLFGDRFCFANGFFNSCFGIVSTLTMTLISLDRYYAIVRQPQEKIGRTRAVQLLVAAWLTALGFSFPWYLLAKEQWVVHKKGYYHCMYVFHSAGSRLGAAYSISLIVLCYLLPFGLMCFCHYNICKAVRLSEIRVRPVTTYAHLLRFYSEMRTATTVLIMIVFIICCWGPYCVMGLVAAAGDYPFTPLMDTVAIWMAWANGAINPLIYAIRNPNISMLLGRNREEGYRTRNIAAYLCTQGQNREVRGRADPIRDRYGNRHGQGSRVSSSSPANGGDLAMWACKNPTVLFCRDGQPDTMSETAGIKSDTADTSL